In the genome of Bombus affinis isolate iyBomAffi1 chromosome 7, iyBomAffi1.2, whole genome shotgun sequence, one region contains:
- the LOC126918168 gene encoding skin secretory protein xP2-like, which yields MHLKRSYKQLQNGEAPPPEPTPEPAPTPSPQPEPTPSPTPAPPPPEAAPTPSPEPPAPSPAPPAEGAPPAEGAPPAEGAPAPPAEGAPAAAPAEGAAPPAEGEAPPAAPADGTAPPPAEGAPAAPPAEGAPPAEGAPPAEGAPPAEGAAPAPPAEGAPPAEGAPPAEGAPPAEGAPPAEGAPAAPPAEGAPAPAEGTPAAPAPAAPPAEGAAPAEGAPAPAAPPAEAAPAPAPAEAKVVLLLKVTMNVTPNRPITGSKFITYAPAS from the exons ATGCATTTGAAACGAAGTTATAAACAACTGCAAAAC GGGGAAGCTCCACCTCCAGAACCGACACCGGAACCTGCACCAACACCATCACCACAGCCGGAGCCAACACCATCACCGACACCTGCACCTCCACCGCCAGAAGCAGCTCCAACGCCATCGCCAGAACCGCCAGCGCCATCACCAGCACCTCCTGCTGAGGGAGCTCCGCCAGCGGAAGGTGCTCCACCTGCAGAAGGAGCGCCAGCACCTCCAGCAG AAGGTGCACCGGCGGCTGCACCTGCAGAAGGCGCGGCACCACCAGCGGAAGGTGAAGCACCACCAGCTGCTCCTGCGGATGGAACAGCGCCGCCACCAGCGGAAGGCGCGCCGGCCGCACCTCCTGCTGAAGGTGCACCTCCTGCCGAGGGTGCACCTCCTGCCGAGGGTGCACCTCCTGCTGAGGGTGCAGCTCCTGCACCACCAGCGGAAGGAGCACCACCAGCGGAAGGAGCACCGCCAGCGGAAGGTGCGCCACCAGCGGAAGGTGCGCCACCCGCGGAAGGCGCGCCTGCGGCACCACCGGCAGAAG GTGCACCTGCGCCAGCGGAAGGAACCCCAGCAGCACCAGCACCAGCAGCCCCACCAGCCGAAGGTGCTGCACCTGCGGAGGGAGCGCCAGCTCCAGCTGCACCCCCAGCAGAGGCTGCGCCGGCACCCGCGCCCGCTGAAG CTAAGGTAGTTTTACTTTTGAAAGTTACAATGAACGTCACTCCCAATCGCCCGATAACTGGTTCGAAGTTCATCACGTACG cACCGGCATCGTAA